A genomic segment from Salmo trutta chromosome 38, fSalTru1.1, whole genome shotgun sequence encodes:
- the LOC115178331 gene encoding uncharacterized protein LOC115178331 gives MLLHWCLLLIGVSLSTSTTAAEAILWVKTGEKFTMKCSTTLKDQDGMYLYVGLDRDREVLYYYQRDSKLTPRKGYWERVKTEGPVDQLTIIVSNLTIEDTGVYWCVYTKVNKSTFNIFSTQGKGSTLVVVNDDAPQLPCPTATAVTLTPFHPANEKPCPSGVVNIIIIIIITSLLTILLCAVIFLIWVAPRVKRCRNQGGSTPQVFPESVYEDMARKHTCPPDTQVES, from the exons AAGCCATTCTCTGGGTGAAGACAGGGGAGAAGTTTACCATGAAGTGCTCCACCACTCTAAAAGACCAGGACGGAATGTACCTGTATGTTGGgctggacagggacagggaggtgTTGTATTACTACCAGCGTGACTCCAAGCTGACCCCCAGGAAAGGCTACTGGGAGAGAGTGAAGACTGAGGGACCTGTGGACCAACTGACCATCATCGTCAGTAACCTGACCATAGAGGACACAGGAGTCTACTGGTGTGTTTACACAAAAGTCAACAAATCCACGTTCAATATTTTTAGCACCCAAGGCAAAGGCTCCACTCTGGTGGTGGTGAATG ACGATGCCCCACAGCTGCCATGTCCTACAGCTACTGCAGTAACGCTGACCCCCTTTCACCCAGCCAATGAGAAGCCGTGCCCATCTGGCGTGgtaaacatcatcatcatcatcatcatcaccagccTCTTGACCATCCTGCTGTGTGCTGTCATTTTCCTCATCTGGGTCGCTCCACGG GTGAAGAGGTGCCGTAACCAGGGAGGATCCACACCCCAGGTCTTTCCTGAGTCTGTCTATGAAGACATGGCCAGGAAACACACTTGTCCACCTGACACACAGGTAGAATCGTAG